The stretch of DNA CGGGCGTGTACTCGCTGAAGATGGTATAGTCTACTCGTCAGAGACGATAATACGAAGAAGTGTTCTGCTACCGTGGCAACGGGGAGTAGCCACGTCCTCCCCAGCCGATTCGTTCGGTCACTCCGTTCCCTCACTCATCCACTGTCAGAGCAAGCTCTGACAAGCCTTCACTCGCTTCGCTCGTGAAGACCTCGCGCAGCTTCGTCGACTGGCCTCGTAGATACTCGGCCAGTCGCCAGCGCGCGCCACCGTACGCTCGACGAACCAGCTACGTTCCGCTAGCCGAACCGTTATTTCTCGCAGTTCCCGAGTAGGGGTATGAAACTCTCTGCTGTCGACCTCTCTCCGGTTCCCGACGACGGCACTGCGACGGAAGCGTACGAAAACACAGTCGAAGCCGCTCAACAGGCCGAACGCCTCGGATTCGAACGGTTCTGGGTGGCCGAACACCACGGCATGGCGAACAACATCGCGGGCACGACACCCGAAGTGTTGCTCGGGCATCTCGCCGCCGAAACGGACTCGATCCGGCTCGGATCGGGAGCCGTGTTGCTCAACCACTACAGCCCGTTCAAGGTCGCCGAAGCGTTCGGCGCGCTCGACGCGCTCGCGCCGGGTCGCATCGACGCGGGCCTCGGACGAGCGAACGGCTCGCCGGCCGCGGATCAGGCCCTCGGAACGTCCCGTCGCGTCCAGAACCCCGACCAGGACCACGCCGAGAAGATCGAAGCCGTCGTCAACCACCTCTACGACGACTTTCCGGCTGGACACGCCTACACCGACCTCGAGATCGCACGCTCGAGCGCGGAGCCACCCGTACCGTGGGTACTGGGCTCGAGCCCCTCGAGTGCGAAGATTGCGGGACAGCTCGGTCTTCGCTACTGTTTTGCAGCGTTCATCCGCCCACAGTTGGCCACACAGTCGTTCGAGGCGTACCGCGAGCACTTCGAGCCGTCGGCCCTCGCCGGTGGCATCGACGAACCGGAGGGACTGGTCGCGGTAAACGCCGTCTGCGCCGAAACCGACGAGGAGGCGGCACGCCAGCGTGCGGTCGCCGAGGCGTCGTTCGCGCGGATGCGGCGTGGCGTCGTCGGAACGACGCCCTCGGTCGAGGAGGCCATCGACGAACTCGGTGGTGTCCCGGAACCGACGCCGGCCACGCTCGAGGCCGGCGAGTGGCCGCGGGCGATTTCCGGAAGCCCCGCAACCCTCGCTGGCCTGCTCGAGCAACTCGCCGATCGCGTCGGCGTGAACGAGGTGATGATCCAGCACGTACTCGCCGACCACGACGACGCGCTTCGATCCCACGAACTGCTGGCCGAGGGCGTCGACCTCTCCTCAGCATAACGCCGCTCGGTTCCGGGGCCGCCGCGTACGGGGGACGTCTCGAATGCCGCCTCCAACAGGTTCAAGCGGCGGACGATTCGAGTGTTACGCCGTGCGGTCTCTCGGACGCCGACGGCTCGTCGACGTCTGGCGGCGCGTGCTCGATCTCTCCTGGCCGGTGATGGTCGAGCAGTTCCTCCGGACGCTGATGCGGACGACCGACGTCGCCGTCACCGGTCTGTTCTCTCCTGCGGCGGTGGCAGCCGTCGGACTCGCGGACCTCTACGCGCGACTCCCGCTGCGGATCGGCCTCGGCCTCGGCAGCGGCGTCATCGCGCTCTCGAGTCAGGACACTGGCAGCGGTGCGACGGCAAACCGGGACGAGGCGATCACGCAGGCGATACTGCTCGGTGCCGTCGCCGGCATCCCCTTCATCGTTTTCGGGTATTTCCTCGGACAGTGGGCTATCGCCATCATCGGGCCGGAGCTCACTCCCGAGTCGGAAGTCGCCCAGATGGGTGGGATCTATCTCGCGATCATCTTTGCGACGACGCCCGCACGCCACGTCGCGCTCGTGGCTGCACGGTCGATTCAGGGTGCCGGCGACACCCGCACCCCGATGTACGTCAACGGCGTCTCGAACGCGCTCAACGTCGTCGGAACGGTCGTTCTGGGGCTCGGGCTCGGCCCCTTCCCCTACCTGCACATCGTCGGCGTCGGCATCGCGACCGCCGTCGGCAACGTCTTCTCCGCGCTCGCGCTCGTCGCAGCGATATACGGCTCGTGGACGCCAGCCGGCTTCGTCCGGCCAACCCAGTGGACGATCACCCGGCAACTGCTCGCGATCAGCGCCCCACGGATCGCCGAGGGCCTGGTGACGACCGTCCTCGAGTTCCCGTTCAACTCGATCCTGCTGTACTTCGGGACGGACGTCAACGCCGCCTACCAGATCGGCAGACGCGTCTACCAGCAGATCACGTCGCCGCTGTCGCGGGGGTACCGGACGGGGACGAGCATCGTCGTCGGCCAGACGCTCGGCGAGGGCGATCCCGCCAGAGCACGGTACAACGGCTGGGCGGCCGCGGCGCTCGGCGTTTTGACGGTCGGCTCGCTCGGCGTCGTTCTCTTCTTCGGTGCCGAGTGGTTCGTCGACCTCTTCACCGACGATCCGGAGACGCGGTTCTACGCGGCCGGCTTCGCTGCGGCCTACGCGCTCGCCGCGCCGGTGACCGTGCTCTACGTCGTCCTCGCGGGTGCGCTCACGAGCGGCAGTGATACGAAGACGCCGTTTATCGCCAGAATCACAGGGATGTTCTTCGGAATGCTCGGCGTCTCCTACGTCGGCGGAATCGTCCTCGGCTACGGCGTCCCAGCTATCTACGCCTCGATTATCGTCTACTACCTGTGGGCGACGGTCTACGTCACCGTCGGCTTCTATCGTGGCGCCTGGATCGAGCGCACGCAGTCGATGATGGACGAACGCGGGAGTACGACGGGCGAGGACTGAGACGGATTGCTGTAACTATTTACCGCCGATTGCCAACCCCGTTCTGGCAATCGGTGGTAACGGACTACAGTAAACCGTATGAGACGGGCTACCGCATCAGTCATCCGACGGAATCCGCGAGTGCGTTCGCTCTGAATCCTCGAGGTCCGGCGCCTCGAGCACCTCGCGACGAGTTCCGTCGAACTCGAGGACGAAGTCGCTGCCGAACGCGGTCGCTGGGGTCTGGAACCCGTCGTCGACGGCTCCCTCGAGCACGCGCTCGCTCGCGGCGAGTGCCGTTTCGACCGTCAGGGCGTACGGATTCGGCGTCTCGAGACGTGCCTGTGCGTGCCGGCCGGCACCGTCTTCGACCTCGCCCCAGACGACAGCCGAGTCGGTCGCCAGTTCTCGGTCGTCCGGCCCGTCGGCAACTGCGTCTATCGCTTGCTCGAGTGTGCGTTTCACCGGTTCCGTCGCGATCAGTGGGCCGAGCGAATCGAGGGCCGACATCGCCGTCGTCGCCCACGGGGGCGCGGCGGTGTAGACCTCGACCGATCCGATCCCAGTACTGTAGGCCGCGGTGACGACGTCACCGAAGGGGACCGTGACGGCGTGTTCGGGACCGTCCCCGAAGTCGATCTTTCGGGTTCGAAAGGCCAGTGGAATCTTCAGGAGTCGTCCGTTCCGACGGATTACGTTGCCGTCGCCTAGCCCCTCGAGGACAGTGCGTGCAGTGCCCCGCGAGAGCGAACTCCGGCTCTTGATTCCGAGCGTGAGCCGGTCGGCTCCCGGGAGCAGTTCGGCGAGAAACGCCGCCAGACAGTCCGTCGGGACGACGTCGAATCCGACGCCGGGCAACACCGTCACGTCGGCGTCGCGCGCGAGGTGATCCCGCTGGCGAAGCCGTTCGAACACCGAGAACTCGCCGGTGACGTCGAGGTAGTCCGTTCCCGTCTCGAGACAGGCCTCGACCAGCGGTTCTGCGGTGTCGACGAACGGTCCCGCGCAGTTGAGGACGGCCCCAGCGTCCTCGAGATGGTCGGTGAGAGCCGACCGCGCCCCATCCCCTGCGTGTTCGGCCAGGTCGAACGCCCGTCCGTCGACTCCGAGCGTGTTGGCCTGGCGAGTGACTTTCTCCCGGTCGCGGCCGGCGACGATCGGCGACCAGCCCCGAGAGACGGCTTCCGCGGCGATCCGGCTTCCAGTGTAGCCGTACGAGCCGTAGATGAGCAGGGAGTCCATACGTTTCGTTGCCACCTGGCGGTGTTAAAACTCCGTCAGACGGTCGGCTGCCGAGTGATAGCGAGTCGTAACGTTCACCAAACCGGACTGAAAACGGAGGACCGATGGAGACCGAGCCACGGATCGCGACGCTCGAGCGGGTGCCGGCGGAGTCGACGTTCCTGTTTCGGGTTCGAAACGGGGACGACGAGGTGCGGGAGGCGATTCTCGTTCGTGCGGGCGAGGACGTCGCCTGCTGGCTCAACTACTGCCAGCATTTCACCCACATCAAACTCGACAAAGGATCGGGCGCGGCGATGCGAAACGGGGAACTCGTCTGTGAGAACCACGGCGCGTACTTCGAGGCCGACTCCGGGATCTGTACGTACGGCCCCTGCGAGGGCGCGACGCTGCCCGAACTCGAGGTGACCGTCGACGACGGTGACGTCTACCTGACCGACGACGCCTACGAGTTCGTCGACACCGGACCGATCGAAGACGACGGCGATCTGACCTCGACGTCGAACGTCGAGTTCTAGTCGGCACGCTCGAGCGCGAACTGTTTCGCGATTGCCAGGACCACCAATATACGTGTCGGCGTCGGACGTGTGACACTATGGCTGACGATGCCGACGGCCGGGTCTACTACGTCATCAGCGACCTCCACATCGGCGGCGACGAGCAACTGGCAGCGGTCGATTTCCTCGAGGAGTTGATCGCGTTTCTCGAGCGACTGGAGACGACTGACGAAGACGTAGAGTTACTCGTCAACGGCGACGCGTTCGGGCTGTGGGAGTTTACGGAAGTCGACGGCCTGGCGAAGTTCGACGTCCTGACCGAGCGCTATCCCGAGTTGTTCGAGCAGTTGCGTGCGACCGGTGAGTCGGTTCCGATCACGATGTTGCCCGGCAATCACGATCACGAACTCGCTGCGTACGACGAGTACGTCGACCGTCTCGCCGAGTACAACGTCGACCTCGTCCAGGCCGAGTCGATCACCCGTCCGGTCGGCGACCGGGAGATACACTTCGAACACGGCCACCAGCAGGATCCGAACAACCGATTCGAGGACTTCGGCAACCAGCGCGAGACGCCACTCGGTTACTACTACAACACGCTCGTAACGAGTCGAGCAGGTCGGCTCTCCGAACGAGGGCGGTACAACTGGTTGAAAGACGTCCAGGCAGTCACGCCGACGGAGCGAGTCCCACGCTGGCTCCTCTCGAAGTACTTCTATCGTGAGATGAATCCGCTCTTGCGGTACGCCGTACTCCCGTTTCTGCTGCTGTTCAACGTCAGTGTCGTCCTCGCAGTGCTGGCGGGGCTGGACGTCGCCGGTATCTGGACGATGCCAGTCGAGACGACGGATGCGGTTCTCGATCAGTTGGGTCTCGTGGGTGAGGCGGTTCACTTCCTGCTGGTCGCTAACGCGGCGATCGCTGGTATCCTTCTCCTTACGGGCATTCCCGTCTACTTCCTGCTGCGGGATTTCGGGCAGACCGTCGACCGATTCGGTGTCCTCGAGACCGACCTCACAGTCGATCCGGACGAACCCTACGAGGAGGCTGCTCGAGCGGTGTTCGACGATCGGCCGGAGACGGCGATTTTCTGTTACGGCCATACCCACCGACCGAAGGTGATCGAGGTCGACGGACGGTTGCTCGTCAATACCGGGACGTGGCTGAAACGCCTTCACCGTCGGAACGTCGTCACGGGAGTGCTCCCACCGGTATTTTACCCGTCGTATCAGCTGTGTGTCGTCAGAATTAGCGCCGAGACGGACGGGGTGGCAGTCGAGTACGAGGAGATCGAAAAGTCAGATCCAAGCAGGATGGAAATCAGTCGTACCGAACGGCTGCTCACGCTGGGCCGGGAACCCGTTTCGAGTCTCCCCGATCGCTCGGTCGTCCCCGACACGGTGTCGGACCCGCCGGCCGACGAGAACTGATCGTACTCGAGAGCGACACGTATCGTCGCGGAGTTCGAACGAATCCCGGTGTTACTGAATTTGAACGGGTGAAACGAGGTCTCGTTCCTGATCGTACTCGACCAGTCCCGTCCCGACGAGTCGCGGCAGGTGATCGTGATACAGCGAGATGTAGACGTCGGCGACGTGTTCGGCCGACAGCTCCTGAACCGAGTCACCGGTTTCCCGGACGGCGACCTCTTCGGCCGCGTCGGGAAGCGTGATCGACTCGCCGTAACACCGCATCACGTTCAGGAACAGCCGTCGTCGTTCGCTCGCGAGCACGTCGAACGCCTGGTCGACCGTCTCGGTCGGGACGTCGCGCTCGTGGTCCTCGAGCCACTCGAGAACTGCGAGCACGAATTCCGAACGGTCGAACTCGGAGTTAGACGTAGCAGTCATTCGTATCGATGGCCTCCTTCTCCCCGATGCGATGTAACGGACGCCGCTGAGAGTGGAATCGGCGGGACGGCCGGTCTCGCACGACTCGAGGAGGTCGCGTTCGTACCGGGTTCATGCCTGCCGGCTAAATAGGCGTGTCGGAACTGATCCACGTTATCTGCGTCCGTGACGGTCCC from Natronobacterium texcoconense encodes:
- a CDS encoding LLM class flavin-dependent oxidoreductase, with translation MKLSAVDLSPVPDDGTATEAYENTVEAAQQAERLGFERFWVAEHHGMANNIAGTTPEVLLGHLAAETDSIRLGSGAVLLNHYSPFKVAEAFGALDALAPGRIDAGLGRANGSPAADQALGTSRRVQNPDQDHAEKIEAVVNHLYDDFPAGHAYTDLEIARSSAEPPVPWVLGSSPSSAKIAGQLGLRYCFAAFIRPQLATQSFEAYREHFEPSALAGGIDEPEGLVAVNAVCAETDEEAARQRAVAEASFARMRRGVVGTTPSVEEAIDELGGVPEPTPATLEAGEWPRAISGSPATLAGLLEQLADRVGVNEVMIQHVLADHDDALRSHELLAEGVDLSSA
- a CDS encoding MATE family efflux transporter — its product is MVEQFLRTLMRTTDVAVTGLFSPAAVAAVGLADLYARLPLRIGLGLGSGVIALSSQDTGSGATANRDEAITQAILLGAVAGIPFIVFGYFLGQWAIAIIGPELTPESEVAQMGGIYLAIIFATTPARHVALVAARSIQGAGDTRTPMYVNGVSNALNVVGTVVLGLGLGPFPYLHIVGVGIATAVGNVFSALALVAAIYGSWTPAGFVRPTQWTITRQLLAISAPRIAEGLVTTVLEFPFNSILLYFGTDVNAAYQIGRRVYQQITSPLSRGYRTGTSIVVGQTLGEGDPARARYNGWAAAALGVLTVGSLGVVLFFGAEWFVDLFTDDPETRFYAAGFAAAYALAAPVTVLYVVLAGALTSGSDTKTPFIARITGMFFGMLGVSYVGGIVLGYGVPAIYASIIVYYLWATVYVTVGFYRGAWIERTQSMMDERGSTTGED
- a CDS encoding saccharopine dehydrogenase family protein — its product is MDSLLIYGSYGYTGSRIAAEAVSRGWSPIVAGRDREKVTRQANTLGVDGRAFDLAEHAGDGARSALTDHLEDAGAVLNCAGPFVDTAEPLVEACLETGTDYLDVTGEFSVFERLRQRDHLARDADVTVLPGVGFDVVPTDCLAAFLAELLPGADRLTLGIKSRSSLSRGTARTVLEGLGDGNVIRRNGRLLKIPLAFRTRKIDFGDGPEHAVTVPFGDVVTAAYSTGIGSVEVYTAAPPWATTAMSALDSLGPLIATEPVKRTLEQAIDAVADGPDDRELATDSAVVWGEVEDGAGRHAQARLETPNPYALTVETALAASERVLEGAVDDGFQTPATAFGSDFVLEFDGTRREVLEAPDLEDSERTHSRIPSDD
- a CDS encoding Rieske (2Fe-2S) protein; this translates as METEPRIATLERVPAESTFLFRVRNGDDEVREAILVRAGEDVACWLNYCQHFTHIKLDKGSGAAMRNGELVCENHGAYFEADSGICTYGPCEGATLPELEVTVDDGDVYLTDDAYEFVDTGPIEDDGDLTSTSNVEF
- a CDS encoding metallophosphoesterase translates to MADDADGRVYYVISDLHIGGDEQLAAVDFLEELIAFLERLETTDEDVELLVNGDAFGLWEFTEVDGLAKFDVLTERYPELFEQLRATGESVPITMLPGNHDHELAAYDEYVDRLAEYNVDLVQAESITRPVGDREIHFEHGHQQDPNNRFEDFGNQRETPLGYYYNTLVTSRAGRLSERGRYNWLKDVQAVTPTERVPRWLLSKYFYREMNPLLRYAVLPFLLLFNVSVVLAVLAGLDVAGIWTMPVETTDAVLDQLGLVGEAVHFLLVANAAIAGILLLTGIPVYFLLRDFGQTVDRFGVLETDLTVDPDEPYEEAARAVFDDRPETAIFCYGHTHRPKVIEVDGRLLVNTGTWLKRLHRRNVVTGVLPPVFYPSYQLCVVRISAETDGVAVEYEEIEKSDPSRMEISRTERLLTLGREPVSSLPDRSVVPDTVSDPPADEN
- a CDS encoding DUF7344 domain-containing protein; translated protein: MTATSNSEFDRSEFVLAVLEWLEDHERDVPTETVDQAFDVLASERRRLFLNVMRCYGESITLPDAAEEVAVRETGDSVQELSAEHVADVYISLYHDHLPRLVGTGLVEYDQERDLVSPVQIQ